In one Musa acuminata AAA Group cultivar baxijiao chromosome BXJ2-5, Cavendish_Baxijiao_AAA, whole genome shotgun sequence genomic region, the following are encoded:
- the LOC135612018 gene encoding uncharacterized protein LOC135612018 produces the protein MESEGKHDIQMQGVKCQTHFLDKMHSRKISSGHKRSKSDSERRNNEDILDSSAKPVHHAKPVNGKSTGDGEIHDKQSPGAKVQISLKREILQLEKRLQDQLVMRCDLEKALGYGCSVVCSSKESSMPKPTKELIREIAILELEVMHLEQYLLSLYRKAFEQQTSTLSPPANGNKTKKVLGSQPESLHESAKLKISSKKGSSRIQSSQAEVPQKWTADSVNQDCEVKCQGKLLGSDVHRSHSSLSHRAVCSARISPSEESLARALDSFHSQPLYLHEEEQNANSGVISLAEYLGTSITDHVPESPNKLSEDMVRCMGAIYCKLADPPLVYHGLSSSPASSFSSMSALSPQYLGDMWSPGYKRESNLDSRLINPFRVEGLKEFSGPYNAMVEVPLICRDRRRLRDVEDILHNYKLILQRLETVDPRRLKNDEKLAFWINVHNAIIMHAYIEYGIPEGNVKKTSLLIKAMCSVGGCSTNAAMIQGYILGCRTHCSGQWLRTLLYPRLKQKARDEWQAYAIEQPDPLLYFALCSGSHSDPAVRIYNSDRLFHQLESAKEEYIRATVGIWEEQKILLPKLVESYAKDTKLSSQSLVDMVQRYLPETLRMVMQRCQQGRSKKIIEWVPHNFSFRYLLSRELAFPQIN, from the exons ATGGAGTCTGAGGGGAAGCATGACATCCAAATGCAGGGTGTGAAATGTCAAACCCATTTCTTGGACAAAATGCATTCCCGCAAGATATCTTCCGGGCACAAGCGCTCCAAGAG TGACTCCGAGAGGAGAAACAACGAAGATATATTGGACTCTTCGGCTAAACCAGTTCATCATGCTAAGCCG GTTAATGGAAAGTCTACTGGCGACGGTGAGATCCACGATAAGCAATCGCCTGGCGCTAAGGTCCAAATATCACTGAAACGAGAG ATTCTGCAACTTGAGAAGCGGCTACAGGATCAACTGGTTATGCGATGTGATCTAGAAAAAGCCTTGGGGTATGGCTGTTCTGTGGTTTGTTCCTCGAAAGAAAGTTCAATGCCAAAG CCTACAAAGGAACTGATAAGGGAGATAGCCATTCTAGAATTAGAGGTCATGCATCTGGAGCAGTATCTGTTGTCACTTTATCGcaaagcttttgagcagcaaacaTCTACCTTATCTCCTCCTGCTAATGGAAACAAAACTAAAAAGGTTTTAGGTTCTCAACCAGAGTCACTTCATGAGTCAGCGAAACTTAAAATCTCGTCTAAGAAAGGAAGCTCGAGAATTCAATCTAGTCAAGCAGAGGTGCCACAGAAATGGACCGCTGACTCGGTGAATCAAGATTGTGAAGTCAAGTGTCAGGGGAAGTTACTTGGTTCTGATGTTCATCGCAGCCATTCTTCGCTTTCTCACCGTGCTGTTTGTTCTGCTAGAATTTCACCTTCAGAGGAAAGTCTTGCTAGAGCTCTTGACTCATTCCATTCTCAACCTTTGTACCTCCACGAG GAAGAACAAAATGCTAATTCGGGGGTGATAAGCTTGGCAGAATATCTTGGGACTAGTATCACCGATCATGTTCCAGAGTCTCCTAATAAACTTTCAGAAGATATGGTCAGATGCATGGGTGCCATATATTGCAAACTGGCTGACCCTCCATTGGTTTATCATGGCCTTTCGTCATCTCCTGCTTCATCTTTCTCATCTATGAGTGCACTCTCTCCCCAATATCTGGGGGATATGTGGAGTCCTGGCTATAAAAGAGAATCGAATCTAGATTCTCGGTTAATTAATCCTTTCCGAGTTGAAGGACTGAAAGAATTCAGTGGACCATACAATGCAATGGTGGAGGTGCCTCTTATTTGTAGAGATCGTCGGAGGCTGAGGGATGTTGAAGACATCCTACATAACTACAA ATTAATCCTTCAGCGATTGGAGACAGTTGATCCAAGAAGGCTGAAAAATGATGAAAAGCTTGCCTTTTGGATAAACGTACACAACGCCATCATCATGCAT GCATATATAGAATATGGAATTCCAGAAGGTAATGTGAAGAAAACTTCTTTGCTCATCAAG GCAATGTGCAGTGTAGGTGGTTGTTCGACAAATGCAGCCATGATACAAGGTTACATTCTTGGGTGCAGGACACACTGTTCCGGGCAG TGGCTTCGGACATTGCTCTATCCGAGGTTAAAGCAGAAGGCCAGAGATGAGTGGCAAGCCTATGCAATTGAGCAACCAGACCCTCTTCTATACTTTGCGCTCTGTTCGGGAAGCCATTCTGATCCTGCG GTCCGAATATATAACTCTGATAGACTGTTCCATCAGCTGGAATCAGCAAAGGAAGAGTACATTCGTGCTACCGTTGGTATTTGGGAGGAACAGAAGATCCTTCTACCAAAGCTTGTAGAATCATATGCTAAGGACACAAAACTAAGCTCGCAAAGCTTGGTCGACATGGTTCAACGTTACCTTCCCGAGACTCTTAGGATGGTCATGCAGAGATGCCAACAAGGCAGATCGAAAAAGATCATCGAATGGGTACC
- the LOC135611651 gene encoding probable E3 ubiquitin-protein ligase ARI2, with the protein MDDDDYYFDESDGDYGGSSYSLEEDHGDDLNDILVEEPIEKIWTTASVISAESLLAAQKEVLQNVMSLLLINEQQARSLLIYYRWNVQKVYDSFERKGKEPLFQEAGVVISDDRDLDILGSSTAVITCNVCFEDVAVLDATKMDCGHLFCNDCWTQNFIIRIKDGERTIRCMDTKCTAICDDVIIRNLVSRKDPCLAERFERFLLESYVEDNDNIKWCPSNPHCGNAIRVDGSNVFEVECICGFQFCFNCSLEAHSPCSCQMWKLWVQKCGDESGNTDWIMVNTKPCPKCNKLVEKNGGCNLVRCRCDQHFCWLCGGACGAEHTWSTITGHTCNSFTREKEMSFLAVKQRLQRYMHYYNRYMTHADSLKKENTLNENIQRKISESENKNSMIKDYSWVLEGSRQLLRSRRVLRYTYPLAFYVFGDELFKDKMTQEEKEIKQHLFEDLQQQLETNVERLSMYIEKDFYDFNDEQVIELKYQVVNLNRVVNKFCGQMYKYIEDDLLEPMKHAVHRIAPYSSGGPNMLLQPSSSSSGNSGDC; encoded by the exons ATGGACGACGACGACTACTACTTCGATGAGAGCGATGGCGACTACGGCGGGAGCTCTTACTCCCTCGAGGAGGATCACGGTGATGATCTCAATGATATCCTGGTGGAAGAGCCCATCGAAAAGATCTGGACCACTGCCTCG GTCATCTCAGCGGAGTCTCTTCTGGCCGCACAG AAGGAAGTTCTGCAGAACGTGATGAGCTTGTTGCTCATAAACGAGCAGCAGGCCAGGTCGTTGCTCATCTATTACCGGTGGAATGTGCAGAAGGTGTACGACTCTTTTGAACGGAAGGGCAAAGAACCGTTGTTCCAGGAAGCAGGGGTGGTCATTTCGGACGACAGAGACCTTGACATCTTGGGGTCGTCGACCGCCGTAATCACCTGTAACGTCTGTTTCGAAGATGTCGCCGTCCTCGATGCCACAAAGATGGACTGCGGACACTTGTTTTGTAACGACT GTTGGACACAGAATTTTATCATCAGGATAAAAGATGGGGAAAGGACCATTAGGTGCATGGACACAAAATGCACTGCTATTTGTGATGATGTCATTATTCGTAATCTAGTAAGCCGAAAGGACCCATGTCTTGCCGAACGCTTCGAGAGATTTCTTCTTGAATCTTATGTGGAAGATAATGACAACATCAAATGGTGCCCCAGTAATCCACACTGTGGAAATGCAATACGAGTCGATGGAAGTAATGTTTTTGAGGTTGAGTGCATATGTGGGTtccagttttgttttaattgctcGCTTGAAGCACACTCACCATGTTCGTGCCAGATGTGGAAACTTTGGGTCCAGAAATGCGGTGACGAATCAGGGAATACAGACTGGATCATGGTTAACACGAAGCCCTGCCCCAAGTGCAACAAGCTCGTTGAAAAGAATGGTGGCTGTAACTTGGTCAGATGTAGATGTGACCAACATTTCTG TTGGTTATGTGGTGGTGCTTGTGGGGCAGAACATACGTGGAGCACAATAACTGGCCATACTTGTAACAGTTTTACACGAGAAAAAGAAATGAGTTTTTTGGCTGTGAAGCAAAGACTACAACGTTACATGCATTATTACAATCGATATATGACTCATGCAGATTCATTAAAGAAGGAAAATACTCTTAACGAAAATATCCAAAGAAAAATATCTGAATCAGAAAACAAGAACTCTATGATCAAAGATTACAGCTGGGTGCTGGAGGGATCACGACAACTCCTCAGGTCAAGACGTGTCCTTAGATACACATATCCATTGGCATTCTACGTATTTGGGGACGAACTTTTTAAGGATAAGATGACGCAGGAGGAGAAGGAAATAAAGCAGCATCTATTTGAAGACCTGCAACAGCAGCTGGAAACCAATGTGGAGAGGCTCTCTATGTACATAGAGAAGGATTTTTATGATTTCAATGATGAGCAGGTTATCGAATTAAAGTATCAAGTTGTCAATTTGAATAGGGTCGTGAATAAATTTTGTGGTCAGAT GTACAAATATATCGAAGATGACTTGCTTGAACCCATGAAACATGCTGTTCACCGCATTGCTCCTTACAGTTCTGGTGGTCCCAATATGTTGTTGcaaccctcttcttcttcttctgggaaTTCTGGAGATTGCTAG
- the LOC135612021 gene encoding probable calcium-binding protein CML41, with protein MASVVMSKAARWFSPKRSKLSLPADAPPAPGGRDRMEVLWEVFRHFDQDRDGRISCNELRASFVSIGEEMPVAAAEAAIADLDSDGDRLLDFEDFVRLMEERGGGKAAEEGEEEELRKAFEMFEAVKGSGRITPRGLQRMLSRLGDERSMEECKAMIRAYDLDGDGELDFHEFHQMMN; from the coding sequence ATGGCCAGCGTGGTCATGTCCAAAGCAGCCAGATGGTTCTCCCCCAAACGATCCAAGCTGAGCCTCCCCGCGGATGCGCCGCCCGCTCCCGGGGGAAGAGATAGGATGGAGGTCCTGTGGGAGGTGTTTCGACACTTCGATCAGGACAGAGATGGGAGGATCTCCTGCAACGAGCTCAGGGCCTCCTTCGTGTCGATAGGGGAGGAGATgccggtggcggcggcggaggcggccaTCGCGGACCTTGACTCGGACGGGGACCGGTTGTTGGACTTCGAAGACTTCGTGAGGTTGATGGAGGAGAGGGGGGGAGGGAAGGcggcggaggagggggaggaggaggagctgagGAAGGCGTTCGAGATGTTTGAGGCGGTGAAGGGGTCGGGGAGGATCACGCCGCGGGGGTTGCAGCGGATGCTGAGCCGGCTGGGGGACGAGAGGTCGATGGAGGAGTGCAAGGCCATGATCCGAGCCTACGACCTCGACGGAGATGGCGAACTCGACTTCCATGAGTTCCACCAGATGATGAACTAG
- the LOC103983748 gene encoding protein DETOXIFICATION 33-like, with the protein MGRLLSKIREESKQTWSLAGPAILTGTFQFSIATVTAAFVGRLGALQLSAVSVAQGVIAGFAYGTMLGMGSALETLCGQAVGAGQFHMLGIYMQRSWVISAATAMVLTPLYVFATPILRLLHQSKDISEVAGKYCGWIVPQLYAYAVNFPLQKFFQSQSKVWVVTLVSGAVLGVHALLNWVFVSKLGHGLLGAAMVENVSWWLINLAQMIYLLAGFFPESWRGFSLSAFQNLGAFGKLSLASAIMLCLELWYYSAVIILVGCLKNPEIAVGAISICMNYEAWTLMVALGFNAAVSVRVSNELGANHPKAAKFSVVIAVATSVLIGIFFTAVVLIFRKRLAELFTDVPELIRETSKLGYLLGATILLNSIQPVLSGVSIGAGWQTLVAFVNTACYYLFGLPIGAVLGFKLELDELGIWTGMLIGTAAQTGVLLLITARTKWQKEAMQAEERVRTWGGGGGIEPRVPTQ; encoded by the exons ATGGGCAGGCTGCTCTCCAAGATCCGGGAGGAGTCGAAGCAGACATGGAGCCTGGCGGGGCCGGCGATACTCACGGGGACGTTCCAGTTCTCCATCGCCACGGTCACGGCCGCCTTCGTCGGCCGCCTGGGCGCCCTTCAGCTTTCCGCGGTCTCCGTCGCTCAGGGCGTCATCGCTGGCTTCGCCTACGGTACCATG CTGGGCATGGGAAGTGCCTTGGAGACTCTCTGCGGTCAGGCTGTCGGTGCCGGGCAATTTCATATGCTGGGAATTTACATGCAGAGATCGTGGGTCATCTCAGCGGCAACGGCGATGGTTCTGACACCACTTTATGTGTTTGCCACACCCATCTTGAGGCTATTGCATCAGTCCAAAGACATCTCAGAAGTTGCCGGCAAATACTGTGGATGGATCGTACCTCAGCTATACGCTTATGCAGTGAATTTTCCTCTGCAGAAGTTCTTCCAATCACAGAGCAAGGTCTGGGTCGTAACGCTAGTTTCCGGGGCAGTTCTCGGCGTCCATGCCTTGCTGAACTGGGTTTTCGTATCCAAACTTGGTCATGGATTGCTGGGTGCTGCGATGGTCGAGAACGTCTCATGGTGGCTCATAAACTTGGCTCAGATGATCTATCTATTGGCTGGCTTCTTCCCGGAATCATGGAGAGGATTCTCGCTATCGGCATTCCAAAACCTGGGTGCCTTTGGAAAACTTTCGCTTGCGTCGGCTATAATGCTGTG TTTGGAGCTCTGGTATTACAGTGCAGTGATCATCTTGGTGGGTTGCTTAAAGAATCCAGAGATCGCGGTTGGTGCTATTTCTATCTG CATGAACTATGAAGCATGGACTTTGATGGTTGCTCTGGGTTTCAATGCCGCAGTGA GTGTGCGAGTATCGAACGAACTCGGAGCGAATCATCCGAAAGCAGCAAAGTTCTCTGTAGTCATCGCCGTTGCCACATCGGTCTTGATTGGGATCTTCTTTACGGCGGTGGTTCTCATCTTCCGGAAGCGACTGGCGGAGCTGTTCACGGATGTCCCTGAGTTGATCAGGGAGACATCCAAGCTAGGATATCTTCTCGGTGCCACGATTCTTCTGAACAGCATTCAACCTGTGCTCTCAG GAGTGTCGATAGGAGCTGGTTGGCAAACCCTGGTTGCCTTCGTGAACACAGCGTGCTATTACCTTTTCGGATTGCCTATCGGTGCTGTTCTTGGATTCAAGCTTGAGCTCGATGAACTG GGCATCTGGACTGGGATGTTGATCGGGACGGCGGCGCAGACCGGTGTTCTGCTACTGATCACAGCCAGAACTAAATGGCAGAAAGAG GCCATGCAGGCAGAAGAGCGAGTGAGGAcatggggaggaggaggaggaattgaGCCTCGAGTCCCTACGCAATGA